In the Candidatus Methylomirabilota bacterium genome, TGCCGAGGTAGACGCGAGAGACCAGGCGATTGCTCGCGCGCTGGAGGAGCAGCTCAAACGAGATCCGCAGCTCCAGAACGCGGTCATCGACGCCCGCGTGGATGCGGGTGTCGTCACGCTGCGCGGACAGGTCCGAAGCCCCGCCGCCGGCTCTCGCGCGGCCGAGCTGGCGCGCGCGGCGCCTGGAGTTCGATCAGTAAGGAACGAGCTCTCGTCAGCTCAGCTCACCGAGCCCGGGTAATTCGCCCCTCAGAGCCCAATTTCTAGCCGATCGGCGGCTGTGGCACATGCGATGCAGCCGCTATCCTCATCCGCAGTCAATCATGCCGTGGGCAGGGGGCGGAACGGCTGCCCTCAGCCGCAAAGCTGGCCGTAAATGGGCGGTGTGCGGGCTTCGTCGTATGAATCGGGAGTGGCCTTCCCGTCATCGACTCGAGGAGGGCCCCAGGCGGTGAGCCTGAGACTTCCAGCGAGGAGGACAGACAATGCTTCGACGAATGGTTCTTGGCGCTGTCGTGTTAGCGGCCCTCACGGGAGCCGCGGGCGCGGCGGCGGCGCAGGTGAGCGTAAACATCGGAATCAACCTTCCGGCCCCGCCGCATCTGGTCGTTGTGCCGGCCAGCCCGGTCATGTACGCGCCGGCCGTTGAGGCCAACTACTTCTTCTACGGTGGCCAGTACTACGTCTTCACCAATGGTGGCTGGTATGTGGGTCCCCGGCACAATGGGCCGTGGGTCGTGGTGGCGCCGGAGTTCATTCCGCGGCCTATCCTCGCGGTGCCGGTTCGCTACTACCGCACGCCACCTCCGGAGTGGAGGCATTGGCGGCGCGAAGGACCACCTCAGTGGGCTCCCGCATGGGGACGGCGTTGGGAGGAGGAGCGCGGCGAGCGTCGTCATGACGCGGTTCGAGACGACCGTCGCGACGAGCCGCGTGAGGGACGCGAGGGACCTGGACGCGAGGGACCTGGACGCGAGGGCCCTGGAGGACATGACAACCGGGGTCGCGGTCATCGCGGCGGCTAGTCCAACTTCAAGCAAAGCATCGCGTTCATGAGGTAGGCAGGGGGGCGGTCCCGGACCGCCCCCCTGCCTCCCCCACGCCAGCTCACCCCTCGACTGTTTTCGCAGCGAATACGTCACGGCGGTACTCCCGTCTATCACGGCAGGAGGTCAGGTCATGAGACTCGCATTGATCGCGCTGACCGGATGGCTTCTGGGCGGGTGTGTCCTGGTTCCGGCCCCCGCTCCCTACGCCTATGCACCGCCCCCGCCGCCGCCCAGAGTGATTTACGCGTATCCGGTCTACCCCGTCTACCCATACCAGCCCTACTACTATCGTCACTGGTACGGCCGCTGACAGCTGTCCGCTCAGCTCCAGAATCCTCCTGATTTGCGATAGGCTGGGGAGCGGGTGGCCCGCCGTGTCTCTTTGGCCGACCCGACAGGAGGATGTCTCCGCATGTATCTGCCGGCGCACTTCGAGGAGACGCGGGTCGAGGTGATTCATCGGCTGATTCGCGAGCATCCGCTGGCCGTGCTGGTGACGCTCGGCGCGGCCGGGCTCAATGCCAACCACATCCCGCTCGAGATCGATCCCGAGCCGGCGCCGTTTGGAACGCTCCGCGGTCACGTGGCGCGCGCCAATCCTGTGTGGCGCGACTTCGCGCGCGACGTCGAGGCGCTCACCGTGTTCCAGGGCCCGCAGGCCTACATCAGCCCCGCCTGGTATCAGACCAAGAAGGAGACGGGCAAGGTTGTCCCGACCTTTAACTACATCGTGGTCCACGCCTACGGATCGTTGCGCATCATCCAGGACGAGGCCTGGCTGCGCGGCCTCGTGGAGCGGCTCACCACCCGCCATGAATCGGGCCGGCCTGAGCCGTGGAAGGTCTCGGACGCTCCCGAGGATTTCATCAAGACGCAGCTACGGGCCATTGTCGGAATCGAGATGCCGGTGACCCGCCTGCTCGGGAAATGGAAGGTGAGTCAGAACCGGCCGCCCGTGGACCGCGAAGGGGTGGTCCGGGGGCTCAACGCGATGAACGATGTCGATGCGGCGGCGATGGCGAGGTTGGTGAAGGGGCCCCAAACCTCCTAGGAATCAGCCCCCTCACCCTGCCCTCTCCCCCGATGGGGGAGAGGATGAGATACAGGGCGGGGCCGTTTCAGCCGCCCAGGCTAAGATCTACGGGCCAGGGGTCCCCTCAGGAGGCGCCCAGGAAGCGCGCCGGTGTGCTTGCCGTCGCGCAGGACGGTCTCGCCATTGACCACGGTGGCGGAGAAGCCCCGGGCGCGCTGGATCAGGCGGCGGGCCCCCGCGGGCAAGTCATTGACCACCTCGGGCATCTCGGCGCCCACGGTGTCGGGATCGAAGACCACGAGGTCGGCGGCGAAGCCTTCCCGGATCAGGCCACGATCCGTGAATCCCCACTGCGTGGCGGTGTCGAAGGTGAGCATCCGCACCCCCTCCTCGAGCGTGAGGGCCTGCTTCGCGCGCACCCAGTAGCTGAGCAGGTGGGTCTGAAGCGAAGCGTCCATGAGCTGCGAGACGTGGGCGCCTGAATCGGAGAAGGTCACCACCGTGCGCGGGTGCTTGATCAGCTCCAGCGCGTAGTCCTGGTTCTCGTTCGCAACAGGATGCAAGAAGAAGACTTCCATGTCCTTCTCGAGGGCGAGGTCGATCATGGCCTCCACCGGATCGCAGCCGCGCTCTCGGGCCACCTCGGAGATGGAGCGGTGCGGACCGTCCGGAGTCTCCATGACGAAGAGCCACTCGAACGGCACCGGCCGTGCCTCCGTGCCCAAGGCTTTCCCCTCGTCGCGCTCGCGCGACGCGCGCACCAGCGCGCGCCGAAGCTCGGGATCGCGCAAGCGACGTGCCTGCTCCGGGAGGGGAAGGGCCCGCAGCTCTTTCCACACGGGCAGCCGGTCGAAGGGAAGCTGGGTCTTGAAAGAGAGCACGGACGATAGCGCCCGGCTGTGCACCTGCGCGAACATGCGGCCGCCCGCGGCCGCGGTGTCTTCGAGCAAATCGAGATAGGTCCGCCAGACGGCCGGGGCATCTCGGCGCGTGAAGAGGCCAAAGGTCACGGGCCGTCCCGTCTCGACGGCGAGATCGCGCAGCCGCCTCTGGTAATCGCGCAAGCCTGGATCGTTGTCGGCCCGGTCCACGCCTTCGCCCGCGATCTCGAAGATGCCGGCATTCATCTCGCCCATGGCCCCGACGAGCCGCCGCACCTCGTCCCACGTGGCCACGCGGCTGGCCACGGGCCGCCGGTCCGGGGTCTCGTGACTCGGCGAGCGCGAGGTCGTGAAGCCCATGGCCCCCGCCGCGATGGCCTCGCGTAGCTCGCGCTCCATCGCGGCCAGATCGTCCTCGGTGGCCGGCTTCTCGAAGGCCCGCTCGCCCATGACATAGGTCCGGAGGGCGGAGTGGCCAAGGTAGCCAGAATAGTTGATCCCCTTGGGCAGGGATTCGAGCGTGTCGAGGAACTGCGGGAAGGTGGTCCAGCGCCAGTCGATCCCGGCCTCCATGGCCTCCACCGAGATGTCTTCAGCCCGCTGGAGATTGCGGATGACCAGGTGCCGGTCTTCCTTGGCGCAGGGAGCCAGGGTGAACCCACAGTTGCCCATGACCACGCTGGTGATTCCGTGCCAGCACGAGCAGGTGCCGAGGGGATCCCAGAAGATCTGGGCGTCCATGTGGGTGTGGCCGTCCACGAAACCGGGTGACACCACGCGCCCGTCGGCGTCGATGACCTCGCGAGCGGATTCTCGGATGCGGCCGATGGCGGAGATCCGGCCGCCGGTCACGCCGACGTCGCCCCGGTATCGGGGCTGCCCGGATCCATCCACCACCCAGCCATTCTTGATCACGAGGTCATAGGACATCTCCTGCTCCTCTCTGCCCCTCCAGGGGGTTAGCTACCAGGCTGGCCACATGGTACTCCAGCTCCCGGTCTCCGGACGGCCTTCGTGAAATAGCGGTCAGAGAGGCAGCTTCCATTAACATGGCGTAGGCGACTGGGGGCTCCCGGCGCATCGAACGCGAACTCTCTTCGAGGAGGCGACACCGTGCGCACGACAGCGAGATCAGCGAAAGTCATCCTCTTGATGCTGGCCCTCGCGGGGTTGCTGACCGGATGTCCGAAGCGTCCCGTGGCCACGGGCGTGGCGGCGCCGGCGCCTCCGGCTCCTACCGCGACGCCGGCCCCGACCCCGGCGCCTCCCGCCATGGTCACCCCGGCCCCGGCACCCGCTCCCGCTCCGCCGCCCCGGGCTGCGCAGTTCGTCGAGAATGACAACCTGAAGGACGTCTATTTCGACTTCGACAAGTCCGACATCCGTCCCCCGGACGCCAAGATCCTCGATGCCAATGCCGCCTGGCTGAAGACGCGGGGCAATGATCTCGTCCTCATCGAGGGCCACTGCGACGAGCGGGGCACCAATGAGTACAACCTGGCCCTGGGCGAGCGGCGCGCGCGGGCCACCATGAACTACCTGCTCGCGCAGGGATTGCCGGCCAGCCGCATCACCATCATCTCCTATGGCAAAGAGCGGCCCGTCTGCAGCGAGCACGCCGAGAGCTGCTGGGCCCGGAACCGACGGGCGCACTTCCTCGTCAAGAGCCAGTAGCGCGCGCCCGACCCGACAGCCGTCTGGCCGCCGTGATGGTCCGGCGCAGACGGCTGTCTTGTCTTCCGAGGGCGCGGCCAACTCCAACGGCATGGTCTAATGGGCGCCAGGGAGCCCGCCGCCGGGGCGGGTCGATCGAGGCAACGGGATGGGGGGGCATGCCATGGATTCGAGCAACAGGGGGCGCGACTATAGCCGTCGGGAGTTTCTGATCGTCTCGCTGGGGACGGCCGGCATGGTGCTCGTGGCCTCGGAGGCGCGGGCCGCTCCGGCCTGTGGCGTGGACGGCGCCGTCACTCCGCCTCAAACGGAGGGGCCGTACTTCAAGCCGAGCTCCCCCGCGCGCGCTTCGCTGATCGAGCCCGGAGTCAGCGGCACCAAGCTGGTCATCGAAGGGTCGGTGGTGACAACCGACTGCAAGCCGGTACGTGGCGCCCGGCTGGACTTCTGGCAGGCCGACGCCGACGGCCACTATGACAACAGCGGAAACCGGCTACGGGGGCACCAGCTCACCGATGATTCGGGGCATTACCGCCTCGAGACCATCGTGCCCGCACGGTACCCGGGACGGACCCGGCACATTCACGTCAAGGTCCAGGCCCCGGGCCGCCCCGCCCTCACCACCCAGCTATACTTCCCGGATGAGCCGGGCAATCAGCGTGACGGCATCTTCGATCCCAAGCTGGTGATGAAAGTCCGTGACGTGGAGGGCGGCAAGGTCGGCGCGTTCGATTTCGTTCTCCGGGGAGGATGACGATCTGTAGCCTCGCCCAGCGCGAATTATTCACGAACGCACGTACCGCTTCCTGGCCGCCCCCTCACCCTGCCCTCTCCCCCGATGGGGGAGAGGGATGAAAATGAATCCCTCTCCCTCGGAGAGGGAGAGGGCAGGGTGAGGGTGGCGTTGTCTCGCGAATAATGCAGGCGAGGAGGTCGCTGACATGCTCGTCGTCATGTGGGCCGCCGCTGCCCTGGCCGGAGTCATCCACGTCCTGTTCTTCTGCATCGAAAGTCTCTGGTGGACGAAGCCCGCCGTCTACCGTCGCTTTCGCAGCACCGCGGAGCAGGCGCAGGCCACGAAGGCGCTCGCGCTCAATCAGGGCTTCTACAATCTCTTCCTGGCCGTGGGCGCCTTCGCGGGTCTCGCCCTCATGGGCACGGGGCGCCCGGGCGCCGGCATGACGCTCGTGAGTTGGAATTGCGCGTCCATGCTGGCCGCCGCCGTCGTGCTCGCCGCCTCGTCGCCCCAGATGATCCGGGGCGCCGTCATCCAGGGCCTGGCGCCCCTGGTCTTCCTGCTCGGCCTCCTCTACTTGCGACTGGGCTGAGCTCAGATCACCCCGCGCGTGGCCAGATCGGCGATCTGGTCCTTCGTGTAGCCGATCGAGGTCAGGATCTCCTCGTTGTCCTGGCCCAGCTCGGGCGCGCTGTTGCGGATGGGAAGACGGCTCGCGCCGAAGGAGACCGGGTGCCCCAGGATCGTGAGGTCGCCGAGGGCCGGGGAATGAACGGGCTGGGCCATGGCCAGGTGCTGCACCTGGGGATCGGCGAATGACTCGTTGATCTTGTAGATGGGGCCGCAGGGCACGCCCGCCTCGTTGAGCAACGCGACCCACTCCGCGCTCGGCTTCTGCCGGGTCACCGGCATGAGCACCTCCATGAGCACGTCACGGTTCGCGGAGCGCGCCTTGGCCGTGGCGAAGCGGGCATCGGTGAGCAGATCGGGGCGCTCGATGGCGCGGCAGAAGCGCGTGTAGATGTCGTCTCCGGCGGCGGCGATGTTGATATGCCCGTCCTTCGTCTCGAAGACTCCCGTGGGAATGCCGGTGGGGTGGTTGTTGCCGGCTTGCGGCGCCACCTCCCCGCTCATGAGCCAGCGTGAGGCCTGGAAGTCCAGCATCGAGAGCATGGCTTCCAGCAGCGAGGTGTGCACCCATTTGCCCTCGCCCGTGATCTCACGCTCGAGGAGAGCGACCAGGATGCCTTGCGCGAGGAGGATTCCCGCGCAGAGGTCGGCGATGGGGATGCCCACGCGCACCGGTCCCTGGCCGGGAATTCCCGTGATGCTCATCAACCCGCCCATGCCCTGCGCGATCTGGTCCACCCCCGGCCGATCGCGGTATGGACCGCTCTGCCCGAAGCCGGAGATGCTGCCGTAGATCAGGCGCGGGTTGATCTGGCGCAGGCTCTCGTAGTCGATGCCCAGGCGCTTCTTCACGCCCGGGCGGTAGTTCTCGACGACGATGTCGGTCTCTCGCACGAGCTGCTTGAAGATCTTGACGCCCTCGGGATCCTGGAGGTTGAGGGTCATGCTCCGTTTGTTGCGGTGCAGGTTCTGGAAGTCGAAGCCGTGGCGCGCGCCGCCCATGCCGTCGCCCGTGCGCCCGCCGGGCATCTCGATCTTGATGGCCTGCGCGCCCCAGTCGACCAGCTGCCGCACGCAGGTCGGGCCGGCGCGGGCGCGGGTCAGGTCGAGGACATTGAAGCGAGCCAGGGGCAGCGCGGTGTTCTTCGCCATGGGATCAGGTCCTCACACGTTTTTTGGGCGGTTCGCTCGTCATAGCATTCCGTTCGGCGCCACCAGGATCTTACCGCTCCGCTCGCCCCGCTGCGCATGCGTCAAGGCCGCCTTGATCTCCTCGATCGGGTACACCTTCTCGACCGGCGCGTACAGGGTGCCATCCAGGATCTGCCGGCCGAGATCGGCGTAGATCTCTCGCACCTGCTCGAGGGAGCGCGTGGCCAGCCCGCGTCCGAGGATGAAGCCAACCAGGCTCTGCCCGCCCGAGATCAGCGTGCTGCGCGACATCACGGGATCCTCGCCGCTCATCGAGCCGTAGTTGCAGACGACCCCGCCCTCGCCGAGACACGCCGACAGTCGCGCCGTCGCGCGCCCGGACACCGCGTCGAGGCCGAGCCGAATCGGGGCGCCGCCCGTCTGCGCCTTCACCGCCTCGGCGAGGTCGGGCCCGTCGACGGCGCACCCGTCGGCGCCCAGCGCCTTCAGCTCGTTGAAGAGCGACTCGCGGCGCACGACGTTCATGGTCTTCACGCCGCGCGCGCGGGCGAGGGGGATGAGCAGGCGCCCCACGGCCGAGTTGGCGACGTTCTGGATCACCCAGTCGCCCGGCTTCAGCTTGACGATGTCGGCCAGGAGCAGGAGCGCCGTGGGCGGATTGATGCGCAGCATGGCCGCCTGCCGAAGATCCATGCGCAATGGCACGGGAATGACGTCCTCGCCCTTCACGCGCCGCTTCTGGGTCCAGTTCTCGCGCTGCAGGTTGATGACCAGATCGCCCGGCTTGACGTGGGAGACGCCGGCGCCGACCGCCGTGACACGGCCGACGCACTCAGCCCCCGGCGTGGCGGGCAGGGGCGGCTTGAGGCGATAGGTACCCCGGCAGAAGGAGATATCCGCCGGGTTGATCGGGAAGGCGAGGACGTCGAAGACTACCTCGCCCGCGCCGGGCGCGCCGACATCGGGCACTTCCGCGCACCGGGCGAACTCCTCGGGCTGCCCGTAGCCATCGATCAGGACCTGCTTCATGGCTCGTTCTCCCAGGCCGGGCGGCTCATCAGTCGAAGGTCAGCACGGTCCGCGCGACTTCCCCGGCTTTCATGGCCCGGAAGGCCTCGTTGATGTCGTCCAGCCGTCCGCGCCGGGTGACCATCTCGTCGAGCAGCAGCCGCCCCTGGCGGTAGAAATCGAGGTAGCGCGGGATGTCGACGCGGAAGCGGTTCGAACCCATGCGCGAGGTCTGCACCCGGCACTCCGGCCGGATGGCCATCCAGGGGAACTCGATCATCGCGTCGGGTGGCAGGACGCCCACAATGGTCGCGGTGCCCCGGATGGCGAGGCTCTCGATGGCCTGCCGCACCAGCTTCGCGTTGCCCACGGCCTCGAAGGCGTGATCCACGCCGGCGCCGCCCGTGAGGGCGCGGATCGCCTTGACGGGATCGTCCTTGGCGCTGTTCACCACGTGCGTGGCGCCCACTCTCTTCGCCATCTCCAGCTTCGAGTCGAACACGTCGACGCCGATGATCTGGCGGGCGCCGCCGATACGGGCGCCCTGGACGATGGCGAGGCCCACGCCGCCACAGCCGAACACGGCCACGGTCTGTCCGCCCTCGAGCCCCGAGGTGCGGAGCGCGGCGCCCACGCCGGTAAGAACCCCGCATCCCACGAGGGCAGCCCGGTCCAGGGGCAGGTCGCGGTCGATCTTCACGATGGAGTTCTCGTGGAGCAGCATCCGCTCCGCGTAGCTCGAGATGCCGATGAACTGCCGGAGCGGCTGACCCTGCTGCGAGAGCCGCGGCGCCGCTGACTCAGCGCGGGTGACGGCGCCACCCACGCAGAGGTTCGGGTGGCCGCCGAGGCACTGCGCGCAGCTGCCGCAGAATCCGGAGAGACAGGCGACCACGTGATCTCCCGGCTGCACCGTCGTCACCTCGGCCCCCACCGCCTCCACGACACCCGCGCCTTCGTGACCCAGGACGATCGGCTTGTCCAGCGGGAACCGCCCGATGCCATCGACGACATGCAGATCGCTGTGGCACACGCCTGTGGCCGCCGTGCGGACAAGAACTTCACGACCCCAGGGTTTGTCGATCTCCACCGATTCGATGGTCAGGGGCTCCTGCACCTTCCGGAAGACGGCGGCCTGCATGTCCATGCTCATTTCCTCCAGTCGAGCCACGCGCAGACGGCGCGTCCCATCACGAGCTCCTGGTCGCGACCGGACAGCCACGGCAGCTCCTCCGTGAACATCGTCACGCACTGCCGCCACGAGCACGGCATGCGCGTGATGTCGGTGCCCCAGAACATCCGCTCCGGCCCGAAGGCGTCGTAGATGCGGCGAAGGTGTCCGTGGATGTTGCGATAGGGATAGGGCTCGCTCGAGTAGCTGGGCGCCCCTGTGGCCTTGATGGCGACGTTCGGGTGCTTGGCGAGCGCGAGCATCTCGGGCAGAGACGACCAGGCCGCATCGTCCTTCGTGCCCGAGGGCCGGCCGAGGTGATCGATGATCAGCTTGAGCCGCGGGTGGCGCTCCGCGATCTGGCCGACGGTGGGCATGAAAGTCGCCGCGAGGAGCGCGATGGGCAGGCCGGCGCGCTCGGCAGCGGGCCACAGCCAGTCCATCGTTCCGTCCGTCGGCCAGGTCTTCATGTGCGGCTGCAGAAAGGTGAAGCGCAGGCCGACCATGCCCGGCCGCTTCTTCCAGCCGTCGATGAGGGCGCGGCTCTCGGGGCGGTCGAGGGGGAAGTTGCCGAGGATGGCGAACCGATCAGGATGCTGGCGAGCTGCTTCGACAGCCAGCTCGTTGGCATTCGGATCCCACGAGGTTGGCGGGTGGATGATCGCGGCATCCACGCCCGCCTCGGCCATCTCCTTCAGCAGCTCGTCCTTGGTGAAGCTCGCCACCTGCCGGTGGTTTGGATTCGCGGGCTTGCCCCCGCTCCAGATGTGGACCTGCGCGTCGACGATCATTGCAGCACTTCGGCGCCCGGGGCCGCCTCGAGCTCGCAGGCGTTCACTGTCATGGACAGCATGCTGTAGTAGCCGATGGCTCCCGTGAGCTGGATGAGCCCGTCATCGCCGAATCGTGTCTGCAGCGCCTTGAACGTGACGGCGTCGACCCGATGCTTGCGCATGAGCTCGCGGGTGAAGTCCACGATCTGGGCGTCTTCGGGCGGGATGCCGCGCGAGTGCTTCTCGCGGATGGCCGTGATGGTGGTCTCCGGCACGCCCTGTTTCCGTGCCGAGCCCGTCTGGGCGCCCCACACGTAGACTGCGTCGAGCTCCCGCGCCACTGTCATGGCCGCGAGCACGCGCACACGCATGTCGAGCGAGCCCTCGAAGCGGACGAAGGCCCCCAGGTGCGCGAGGCGGCCGGCCAGCTCGGGGCAGTGGAGGAACATCGTGAAGGGCCCCTGCAGCGCGCCACGGCTCTGCACGATGCCGTCCACGACCGCGTGATCCTTCGGGGCGACCTGCTTCTTGTCGGTGATGGACGTCAGCCTCGCCATGATTGGTCTCCTCGCCTACTAGTTCGCGTTGATCACACGCTGAAGTCCCGCCCCCTCACCCTACCCTCTCCCCCGATGGGGGAGAGGGATCGGACGGGAGACTGTTCTCATCCCTCTCCCCCGTCGCGGGGGAGAGGGCAGGGTGAGGCGCGGGCATGCCTAGCTCAGTCTCATCCCTCCCCCCCGTCGAGGGGGAGAGGGCAGGGTGAGGGGGCCAAGGCTAGCTCACCATCGCGTAGGTGCGCTCGATATTGCGAAGCAATCCCGCCCGCCAGGGGCGATAGTCGCCGTAGACGGAGAAGGGCTTCTCGTAGGTAGGCGCCAGCGCCTCAGGGACGCGCTGCTGAGCTTCCTCGAGCGTCGCCCCCCGCATCACTTCCTCGCGCACGGCCTCGACCATGTCGTGCACGTAGCCGCGGAAGGTGCGGAGCCAATCGCGGCCCGCCACCTCGCCGTGCCCCATGATCATGTGGGTGAAGTCGAGCTCGGCCAGCCGGTCGAGGGTGATCGCCCAGTCCTCCGGATACCCGTCGCCCATGAACGGCGTCCAGCCGATCACGGCATCGCCCGTGATCACCACCTTCTCCTTGGGCAGGTAGACGAAGACGTCACCCTCGGTGTGCGCGCGTCCCAGGTAAAGAAGATGAATCTCCCGGTCGCGCCGGTAGAGCTTCATCGTCCGGTCGAAGGCCATGGTGGGCAGCGCCGGCTTGAGCGCCTTTACCTCGGCATGGTAGGCCTCCGCCTGCTTCAGATCATCGGCGAGCTGGGCGCGGCGCTCGCCGCCGCCCGCCGCCGCGAGGTCGGCCTTGATCTGGGCGATCTCGCCGGGGCCCTGGCGGATATGGTCCTGGATGCGCTTGAGCCCCTTGGTGGCCATGGCCTCGCGCGTGATCTGGTTCGTGATGATCTCGGCGTTCGGATAGGCGGCGGGATAGACCTCGTTGCCGTGCCAGTGATCCCAGTGGAAATGCGTGTTCACGACGTAGCGGACGGGCTTGGTTGTGAGACCGCGCAGCTCCTGGACGATGAGGCGGGCGGCCGAGGGCTTGGAATGCGTGTCCACGATGACCACGCCGTCGTCGCTCTCGATGATGGCGGTGTTGCAATTGACCTTGTAGGCGGGCGCGGCCACCGCCACGTGCACGCCGTCGGCCACCTTCTTGATGTCGAACTTGGCGTCGCCCTTCGCCGGACCCTCGTGGCTGCAGCAATCCATCGCGCAGATCTCCTTTCGGAATAGCGCCCCCGCCGTCGTTCAGCCAACAGCCTGGCTACTATACGAACGCTGCTCTCGCGGCACAAGCCGCCTCCCCACTCATCCCTCTCCCCCATCGGGGGAGAGGGCCGCGGTTCGAGCTGAGCGGCGCAGCCGCGAGGCGAGGGCTGAGTAGATCAGGGGGCAAGTCGCAGCGCGCCAAGGGGCCCTCGACGGGCGCGATGGGTCGAAGTATGCTTGGGCGTCGCCGCCAACGAAACAGCCCGAGTCGCCCACGAGAGGAGACGCACGCATGCCAGCCGGAAAAGGAAAGTTCAAGGTTGTCGTCCAGCAGCCGTCAGGGGGCATTAGCTTCGACCTGGCCGAGGGCGCCTACGCCATCGAGCGCGAAGCCCTGGATCCCATCGGGGCCGAGATCGTCGAGGTGCCGGCCAAGACCGAGGAGGAGTTCATCGCCGCTGCCAAGGACGCCGACGCCGTCATCGCCCGCAATCGCCGCATCACGGTCGCCATCATCAAAGGCCTCAAGAACTGCAAGGTGATCGGGCTCGGCAGCGTGGGCGCCGACACGGTGGACGTGGACGCGGCCACCGAGGCCGGCATCGTCGTCACCAACGTGCCCGACGTCTTCATCGACGAGGTGGCCGATCACACCATGGCCATGTTCCTGGCCGCCCACCGGCGCCTGCGCCTCATGCACCAGCTCACGGTGGACGCCAAGTGGTCGGAGGGGCGCCCATACTTCAAGGACATTCCGCGTCTCTACGGCCAGACGCTCGGCTTGATCTCCTTCGGCAATGTGGCCAAGGCGGTGGCTCGGCGCTCCCACGCGTTCGGACTTCACATCATCGCCTACGATCCGTATCTGGCCGAGCTCGAGATGACGGCGGTAGGAGTGGAGCCGGTGACGAGCCTCATCGAGCTGTGCCAGCGCTCCGACTTCCTGTCCATGCACGCCCCCCTCAACGCGGAGACGCACCACCTGATGGGCGAGAAGCAGTTCAAGGCCATGAAGAAGTCGGCGCTCTTCATCAACAACGGCCGCGGGCCGACCGTGGACGAGAAGGCGCTCATCGAGGCCCTCAAGCAGAAGTGGATCGCCGGCGCCGCCCTCGATGTCTTCGAGCAGGAGCCCGTGGACCCCCTCAACGAGCTCTTGCACATGGACAACGTCATCGTCACGCCGCACATCGCCTCGGCCACCGCGCGCATGGCCCCCGAGACGCGCCGTCGCCTCGGCCGCGAGATCGCCACGGTGCTTCAGGGCAAGTGGCCGCGCTCGGCCGTCAATCCCGGCGTGCTCCCGCGCACGAGCCTCATCCGCTGGCAGCCCTACCCCATGGGCCGCGGCCCCAACCGCTAAGCGCGGCTCTTCTCGCCCTCTCTCCCTCGTGGTGGGAGAGATCACCCCTCATGCATCCCTCTCCCCCATCGGGGGAGAGGGCAGGGTGAGGAGGCAAGCGCCGTCACTCGTTCGCGACACACATGCTGGAGGACGGCCACGACATCCGCACCGTCCAAGAGCTCCTCGGGCACCGCGACGTGTCCACCACCATGATCTACACGCATGTCCTCAATCGCGGGCCGGCCGGGGTTCAGAGCCCCGCCGATCGGATGATGGGTCCATGACGCCGAGCCCAGTCCACCGCCGCTATGCAGACCGCGCATATCGTATATCCCAGGTCCGCATAGCAAGACGCCCCGCTGGTCCGCACAGCGGGAATTCGCTGTCTTTCTGGGGCGCTTGGCACCGAGCCATATCCGCCATCACCGTGCTACGCTCCAC is a window encoding:
- a CDS encoding Zn-dependent alcohol dehydrogenase, which gives rise to MDMQAAVFRKVQEPLTIESVEIDKPWGREVLVRTAATGVCHSDLHVVDGIGRFPLDKPIVLGHEGAGVVEAVGAEVTTVQPGDHVVACLSGFCGSCAQCLGGHPNLCVGGAVTRAESAAPRLSQQGQPLRQFIGISSYAERMLLHENSIVKIDRDLPLDRAALVGCGVLTGVGAALRTSGLEGGQTVAVFGCGGVGLAIVQGARIGGARQIIGVDVFDSKLEMAKRVGATHVVNSAKDDPVKAIRALTGGAGVDHAFEAVGNAKLVRQAIESLAIRGTATIVGVLPPDAMIEFPWMAIRPECRVQTSRMGSNRFRVDIPRYLDFYRQGRLLLDEMVTRRGRLDDINEAFRAMKAGEVARTVLTFD
- a CDS encoding amidohydrolase family protein: MIVDAQVHIWSGGKPANPNHRQVASFTKDELLKEMAEAGVDAAIIHPPTSWDPNANELAVEAARQHPDRFAILGNFPLDRPESRALIDGWKKRPGMVGLRFTFLQPHMKTWPTDGTMDWLWPAAERAGLPIALLAATFMPTVGQIAERHPRLKLIIDHLGRPSGTKDDAAWSSLPEMLALAKHPNVAIKATGAPSYSSEPYPYRNIHGHLRRIYDAFGPERMFWGTDITRMPCSWRQCVTMFTEELPWLSGRDQELVMGRAVCAWLDWRK
- a CDS encoding carboxymuconolactone decarboxylase family protein → MARLTSITDKKQVAPKDHAVVDGIVQSRGALQGPFTMFLHCPELAGRLAHLGAFVRFEGSLDMRVRVLAAMTVARELDAVYVWGAQTGSARKQGVPETTITAIREKHSRGIPPEDAQIVDFTRELMRKHRVDAVTFKALQTRFGDDGLIQLTGAIGYYSMLSMTVNACELEAAPGAEVLQ
- a CDS encoding MBL fold metallo-hydrolase, with product MDCCSHEGPAKGDAKFDIKKVADGVHVAVAAPAYKVNCNTAIIESDDGVVIVDTHSKPSAARLIVQELRGLTTKPVRYVVNTHFHWDHWHGNEVYPAAYPNAEIITNQITREAMATKGLKRIQDHIRQGPGEIAQIKADLAAAGGGERRAQLADDLKQAEAYHAEVKALKPALPTMAFDRTMKLYRRDREIHLLYLGRAHTEGDVFVYLPKEKVVITGDAVIGWTPFMGDGYPEDWAITLDRLAELDFTHMIMGHGEVAGRDWLRTFRGYVHDMVEAVREEVMRGATLEEAQQRVPEALAPTYEKPFSVYGDYRPWRAGLLRNIERTYAMVS
- a CDS encoding C-terminal binding protein produces the protein MPAGKGKFKVVVQQPSGGISFDLAEGAYAIEREALDPIGAEIVEVPAKTEEEFIAAAKDADAVIARNRRITVAIIKGLKNCKVIGLGSVGADTVDVDAATEAGIVVTNVPDVFIDEVADHTMAMFLAAHRRLRLMHQLTVDAKWSEGRPYFKDIPRLYGQTLGLISFGNVAKAVARRSHAFGLHIIAYDPYLAELEMTAVGVEPVTSLIELCQRSDFLSMHAPLNAETHHLMGEKQFKAMKKSALFINNGRGPTVDEKALIEALKQKWIAGAALDVFEQEPVDPLNELLHMDNVIVTPHIASATARMAPETRRRLGREIATVLQGKWPRSAVNPGVLPRTSLIRWQPYPMGRGPNR